The following coding sequences lie in one Sorghum bicolor cultivar BTx623 chromosome 6, Sorghum_bicolor_NCBIv3, whole genome shotgun sequence genomic window:
- the LOC8073718 gene encoding uncharacterized protein LOC8073718 — protein sequence MAESGSSRRGVLLFLLVGVAAAGVASAIPDGLLPNGNFEQGPDKSQMNGSRVIGQNSIPCWETSGFVEYIEPGQQQNDMVLVVPEGARAVRLGNDATIRQQLPGLTRSMSYSITFSAARTCAQAEQLNVSVAAESGVLPVQTVYTSSGWDSYSYAFKARHTAVWLTIHNPGVEEDPACGPIIDSVAIKALHPPSRVKDNMLKNGDFEEGPYMFPDLAWGVLVPPMDEDDVSPLPGWMIMSDTKAVKYLDAAHFAVPHGAYAVELVAGTEAALVQEVQTKPGRSYKLSFSVGDAANGCASTLLVDAYAARGRQPVSYESHGMGGCVRSELEFAAVANLTRVVFQSMGHYMKPDGTLCGPVVDDVSLVSLPRHAARRLLM from the exons ATGGCGGAGAGCGGGAGCTCACGTCGTGGCGTGCTGCTGTTCTTGCTCGTCGGCGTGGCTGCGGCTGGAGTGGCTTCGGCCATCCCTGACG GGCTACTGCCAAACGGTAACTTCGAGCAAGGTCCGGACAAGTCCCAGATGAACGGGTCCAGGGTGATTGGTCAAAACTCCATACCCTGCTGGGAGACCTCAGGTTTCGTGGAGTACATCGAGCCCGGGCAGCAGCAGAACGACATGGTCCTGGTGGTGCCTGAGGGCGCACGGGCCGTTCGCCTCGGCAACGACGCGACCATCCGGCAGCAGCTTCCAGGCCTGACCCGCAGCATGTCCTACTCCATCACCTTCAGCGCGGCGCGCACCTGCGCCCAGGCCGAGCAGCTCAACGTGTCCGTCGCCGCGGAGTCCGGCGTCCTCCCTGTCCAGACCGTGTACACCAGCAGCGGCTGGGACTCCTACTCCTACGCCTTCAAGGCCAGGCACACCGCCGTGTGGCTCACCATCCACAACCCCGGCGTCGAGGAGGACCCGGCGTGCGGCCCCATCATCGATTCCGTCGCCATCAAGGCCCTCCACCCTCCCAGCCGCGTCAAGG ACAATATGCTGAAGAACGGAGACTTTGAGGAGGGCCCGTACATGTTCCCGGACTTGGCATGGGGCGTGCTGGTGCCGCCGATGGACGAGGACGACGTGTCTCCGCTGCCGGGGTGGATGATCATGTCGGACACCAAGGCCGTCAAGTACCTGGACGCGGCGCACTTCGCCGTGCCGCACGGCGCGTACGCCGTGGAGCTGGTGGCCGGCACGGAGGCCGCGCTGGTGCAGGAGGTGCAGACCAAGCCCGGGCGGTCATACAAGCTGTCCTTCTCCGTCGGGGACGCGGCCAACGGGTGCGCGAGCACGCTGCTCGTGGACGCGTACGCGGCGCGGGGCAGGCAGCCGGTCTCGTACGAGTCCCACGGCATGGGCGGGTGCGTGCGCAGCGAGTTGGAGTTCGCAGCGGTGGCAAACCTCACCCGTGTGGTGTTCCAGAGCATGGGCCACTACATGAAGCCCGACGGGACGCTCTGCGGGCCGGTCGTGGACGACGTCTCCCTCGTCAGCCTGCCCAGACACGCAGCCCGCCGGTTGCTCATGTAG
- the LOC8060196 gene encoding uncharacterized protein LOC8060196 yields MLYVRGYEGRGYPEMAIGKRSVHGAALVLLLVVCVAARAVSAVGDGPLLNGNFEDSPNPSQMSGSVVTGEHAISYWRTSGHIEFICSGQTQGDMVLTVPDGAHALRLGNGASIEQRISLTPGSYYSLTFSASRTCAQDEVLNVTAAPVSGSGAAAQTGELPIQTVYTSSGWDSYSWAFKAEAGLVSIIITHICGEQEDPACGPVVDAFAIKTLSQPEATGDNLLRNGDFEEGPYIPPESPCGVMLPPMDQDCVSPLPGWKIMSYKKSVKYVDSAHFAVPRGARAVELVSGVETALMQEVYTTVEGSWYRLEFSVGDAANGCASPSYDDGSSSGGMKVKAYAGSSETTVDIDFHGAGGSKRGKIEFRATANPTRVVFVSLGYHTKCDNSGTLCGPVVDDVSLVPIPQPYARRLLL; encoded by the exons ATGCTCTACGTACGAGGTTACGAGGGGAGGGGATACCCGGAGATGGCGATCGGTAAGCGGAGCGTGCACGGCGCCGCGCTGGTCCTGCTGCTGGTGGTCTGCGTCGCGGCGCGGGCTGTCTCGGCCGTCGGCGATG GTCCTCTACTGAACGGCAACTTCGAGGACTCGCCGAACCCCTCCCAGATGAGCGGCTCGGTGGTGACAGGGGAGCACGCGATCTCCTACTGGAGGACGTCCGGCCACATCGAGTTCATCTGCTCCGGCCAGACGCAGGGGGACATGGTCTTGACGGTGCCGGACGGCGCGCACGCCCTGCGGTTGGGCAACGGCGCCTCCATCGAGCAGCGGATCAGCCTCACGCCGGGCTCGTACTACTCCCTCACGTTCAGCGCGTCGCGCACCTGCGCCCAGGACGAGGTGCTCAACGTGACGGCCGCCCCCGTGTCCGGCTCCGGCGCCGCGGCCCAGACCGGCGAGCTCCCCATCCAGACGGTGTACACCAGCAGCGGCTGGGACTCCTACTCCTGGGCCTTCAAGGCGGAGGCCGGCCTCGTGTCCATCATCATCACCCACATCTGCGGCGAACAGGAAGACCCCGCGTGCGGCCCCGTCGTCGACGCCTTCGCCATCAAGACGCTCAGCCAGCCTGAGGCCACGGGAGATAACCTGCTGAGGAACGGGGACTTCGAGGAGGGCCCGTACATCCCGCCGGAGTCGCCGTGTGGAGTGATGCTGCCGCCGATGGACCAGGACTGCGTCTCCCCGCTGCCCGGGTGGAAGATCATGTCGTACAAGAAGTCGGTCAAGTACGTGGACTCGGCGCACTTCGCGGTGCCGCGCGGCGCGCGCGCCGTGGAGCTGGTGTCCGGCGTGGAGACCGCGCTGATGCAGGAGGTGTACACCACCGTGGAAGGGAGCTGGTACAGGCTCGAGTTCTCGGTCGGGGACGCCGCCAACGGCTGCGCGTCGCCGTCGTATGACGATGGTTCCTCGTCCGGCGGGATGAAGGTGAAGGCATACGCGGGGTCGAGCGAAACCACCGTGGACATCGATTTCCACGGCGCCGGCGGTTCCAAACGCGGGAAGATCGAGTTCAGGGCCACCGCGAACCCCACCAGGGTGGTGTTCGTCAGCTTGGGCTACCACACCAAGTGCGACAACAGCGGCACGCTCTGCGGGCCCGTCGTAGACGACGTCTCGCTCGTCCCCATACCGCAGCCGTATGCTCGCCGGCTACTTCTCTAG
- the LOC8073720 gene encoding uncharacterized protein LOC8073720 isoform X2 yields MEPTTMVARRSVAFVILLIAVAARAVFAITEGLLPNGHFEQGPAKSEMNGTRVLGRYSIPHWEISGFLEYIESGQKQDDMLLQVPEGERAVRLGNDATIQQQLAVTRHTYYSITFSASRTCAQAEKLNVSVTPESGVLPIQTVYTSSGWDSYSWAFKARHSTVWLSIHNPGHEENPACGPLIDRVAVKTLRSPHHVKNNMLRNGDFEDGPYIFADTPWGVLVPPITEDEHSPLPGWMIMSDTKVVKYVDAPHHAVPRGAGAVELVAGRECALVQEVRTVPRRSYKLSFAVGDAANGCEGNLAVDVSAGRAAKLNVPYESHGTGGYKRAELEFVATDNLTRVVFQSANHYTKSDATLCGPIIDDVRLVPVHARRRRM; encoded by the exons ATGGAGCCCACCACCATGGTCGCTCGACGATCCGTGGCGTTCGTCATACTCCTCATCGCCGTGGCCGCTCGAGCGGTTTTTGCCATCACCGAAG GCCTGCTACCAAACGGTCATTTTGAGCAAGGACCAGCCAAGTCGGAGATGAACGGCACCAGGGTGCTAGGCCGCTACTCCATACCGCACTGGGAGATTTCAGGGTTCCTGGAGTACATCGAGTCCGGCCAGAAACAGGACGACATGCTCCTCCAGGTCCCGGAAGGCGAGCGCGCCGTGCGGCTGGGCAACGACGCCACCATCCAGCAGCAGCTAGCAGTGACCCGGCACACGTACTACTCCATCACCTTCTCCGCGTCGCGCACCTGCGCCCAGGCCGAGAAGCTGAACGTGTCGGTCACCCCGGAGTCCGGCGTCCTCCCCATCCAGACGGTGTACACCAGCAGCGGCTGGGACTCCTACTCCTGGGCCTTCAAGGCCAGGCACAGCACCGTGTGGCTCTCCATCCACAACCCCGGCCACGAGGAGAACCCGGCGTGCGGCCCCCTCATCGACCGCGTCGCCGTCAAGACCCTCCGCTCTCCCCATCACGTCAAGA ACAACATGTTGAGGAACGGGGACTTCGAGGACGGGCCCTACATCTTCGCGGACACGCCGTGGGGCGTGCTGGTTCCGCCGATCACGGAGGACGAGCACTCGCCGCTGCCTGGGTGGATGATCATGTCGGACACCAAGGTCGTCAAGTACGTGGACGCGCCGCACCACGCGGTGCCGCGCGGCGCGGGCGCCGTGGAGCTGGTCGCCGGCAGGGAGTGCGCGCTGGTGCAGGAGGTGCGCACCGTGCCCCGCCGCTCGTACAAGCTGTCCTTCGCCGTCGGGGACGCGGCCAACGGGTGCGAAGGGAACCTGGCCGTGGACGTGTCCGCGGGGCGCGCCGCGAAGCTGAACGTGCCGTACGAGTCCCACGGCACGGGCGGGTACAAGCGCGCCGAGCTCGAGTTCGTGGCGACCGACAATCTGACGCGCGTCGTGTTCCAGAGCGCCAACCACTACACCAAGTCGGACGCGACGCTCTGCGGCCCCATCATCGATGATGTTCGGCTCGTCCCCGTGCACGCCCGCCGGCGGCGTATGTAG
- the LOC8060195 gene encoding uncharacterized protein LOC8060195: protein MPNSPTMLTVLALGLALLSAAGPATAQNCSCPPGYCCSQFGYCGTSFDYCNGNTCQSGPCTGSGGSSGANVSGVVTDAFFNGIKSQAGSGCEGSNFYSRRAFLRAASSSYPAFAHGGTEADGKREIAAFFAHVTHETRHLCYISEINENSAYCNSSNAQWPCAPGKKYYGRGPLQISWNYNYGPAGREIGFDGLGNPDMVAQDPVIAFKTALWFWMNNVHGVMPQGFGATIRAIDGALECNGNNPAQMNARVGYYKQYCQQFGVDPGNSLTSKGSGGPVVQVAQADMSMASSPTILTVLALGLLALLCAVGPAAAQNCGCQPDFCCSQYGYCGQTSEYCGTGCRSGPCTGTGSGGSSGSGSGANVGNVVTDAFFNGIKNQAGSGCEGSNFYSRDAFLSAASASAYSGFAQGGSEDDGKREIAAFFAHATHETGHFCYISEINKDNAYCDSSYTQWPCAAGQKYYGRGPLQISWNYNYGPAGQSIGFDGLGNPDAVAQDAVIAFKAALWFWMNNVHGVMPQGFGATIRAINGALECNGNNPAQMNARVGYYKQYCQQFGVDPGSNLTC from the exons ATGCCAAACTCGCCAACGATGCTGACGGTTCTGGCTCTCGGGCTAGCGCTCCTCAGCGCCGCAGGTCCGGCCACCGCGCAGAACTGCAGCTGCCCGCCAGGCTACTGCTGCAGCCAGTTCGGTTACTGCGGCACGAGCTTCGACTACTGCAACGGCAACACGTGCCAGTCCGGCCCCTGCACGGGATCCGGCGGTAGCAGCGGCGCGAACGTAAGCGGCGTCGTCACCGACGCATTTTTCAACGGCATCAAGTCCCAGGCCGGGAGCGGGTGCGAGGGCAGTAACTTCTACTCGCGGAGGGCGTTCCTGCGCGCTGCCAGCAGCTCGTACCCCGCCTTCGCCCATGGCGGCACGGAAGCCGACGGCAAGCGCGAGATCGCCGCCTTCTTCGCGCACGTCACGCACGAGACCCGAC ATCTCTGCTACATAAGCGAGATCAACGAGAACAGCGCCTACTGCAACTCGAGCAACGCACAATGGCCGTGCGCCCCGGGGAAGAAGTACTACGGGCGCGGCCCGCTGCAGATCTCGTGGAACTACAACTACGGTCCTGCCGGGAGGGAGATCGGCTTCGACGGGCTCGGGAACCCGGACATGGTGGCGCAGGACCCCGTGATCGCGTTCAAGACGGcgctctggttctggatgaacaACGTGCACGGGGTGATGCCGCAAGGGTTCGGCGCCACCATCAGGGCCATCGACGGCGCCCTCGAGTGCAACGGAAACAACCCTGCGCAAATGAACGCGCGGGTGGGCTACTACAAGCAGTACTGCCAGCAGTTCGGCGTCGACCCGGGGAACAGTCTCACCT CTAAGGGCAGCGGTGGACCGGTGGTGCAAGTTGCACAAGCGGACATGAG TATGGCGAGCTCGCCGACGATCCTGACTGTTCTGGCTCTCGGGCTGCTAGCGCTCCTCTGCGCTGTCGGTCCGGCCGCCGCGCAGAACTGCGGCTGCCAGCCAGACTTCTGCTGCAGCCAGTATGGCTACTGCGGCCAGACCAGCGAGTACTGTGGCACCGGGTGCCGGTCGGGCCCCTGCACAGGGACAgggagcggcggcagcagcggcagcggcagcggcgcgAACGTCGGTAACGTCGTCACCGACGCGTTCTTCAACGGCATCAAGAACCAGGCCGGAAGTGGGTGCGAGGGCAGCAACTTCTACTCGCGCGACGCGTTCCTGAGCGCTGCCAGTGCCAGTGCGTACTCCGGCTTCGCCCAGGGCGGCTCGGAGGACGACGGCAAGCGCGAGATCGCCGCCTTCTTCGCTCACGCCACACACGAGACCGGAC ATTTCTGCTACATTAGCGAGATCAACAAGGACAACGCCTACTGTGACTCGAGCTACACACAGTGGCCGTGCGCCGCGGGGCAGAAGTACTACGGAAGAGGCCCCCTGCAGATCTCGTGGAACTACAACTACGGGCCGGCAGGACAGAGCATCGGCTTCGACGGGCTCGGGAACCCGGACGCCGTGGCGCAGGACGCCGTGATCGCGTTCAAGGCGGcgctctggttctggatgaacaACGTGCACGGGGTGATGCCACAGGGGTTTGGCGCCACCATCAGAGCCATAAACGGCGCCCTCGAGTGCAACGGAAACAACCCCGCGCAAATGAACGCGCGGGTGGGCTACTACAAGCAGTACTGCCAGCAGTTCGGCGTCGACCCGGGGAGCAACCTCACCTGCTAG
- the LOC8073716 gene encoding uncharacterized protein LOC8073716, whose amino-acid sequence MGRGSETVPNARRAALFLIVCLAARAASAIQDGLLPNGNFEEAPPKSQLKGSRVMGRNAIPHWEISGFVEYIGSGQKQGDMLLPVPEGAYAVRLGNEASIQQRLALTQGAHYSITFSAARTCAQAEQLNVTVAPESDILPIQTVYTSSGWDSYSWAFKATSSVVSLIIHNPGVAEDAACGPLIDLFAIKTLPTPQSSKNNLLKNGDFEEGPYIFPNTRWGVLVPPMDEDDYSPLSPWMILSSTKSVKYVDAPHHVVPHGARAVELVSGMETALVQNATTVPGLPYRLQFSAGDAGNGCVGSMAVQAYAGGKSVKAQFQSQGKGGHKRGVLDFTATADQTRVVFVSMGYIMKPDGTLCGPVVDDVSLVCTRNHPARRLLL is encoded by the exons ATGGGAAGGGGAAGCGAGACAGTGCCGAACGCCCGTCGAGCTGCGCTGTTCTTGATCGTCTGCTTGGCGGCTCGAGCGGCTTCGGCAATCCAGGATG GCCTGCTGCCGAACGGCAACTTCGAGGAGGCGCCACCCAAGTCGCAGCTCAAAGGCTCGAGGGTGATGGGGCGCAACGCGATACCGCACTGGGAGATCTCGGGGTTCGTGGAGTACATCGGATCCGGGCAGAAGCAGGGTGACATGCTCCTGCCGGTGCCGGAGGGCGCCTACGCCGTGCGGCTCGGGAACGAGGCCTCCATCCAGCAGCGTCTCGCCCTGACGCAGGGCGCGCACTACTCCATCACCTTCAGCGCGGCGCGCACCTGCGCCCAGGCCGAGCAGCTCAACGTCACGGTCGCCCCCGAGTCGGACATTCTCCCTATCCAGACGGTGTACACCAGCAGCGGCTGGGACTCCTACTCCTGGGCCTTCAAGGCCACGAGCAGCGTCGTCTCGCTGATCATCCACAACCCCGGTGTCGCCGAGGACGCAGCCTGCGGCCCCCTCATCGACTTGTTCGCCATTAAGACCCTGCCGACGCCTCAGAGCAGCAAGA ATAATCTGCTGAAGAATGGGGACTTCGAGGAGGGCCCGTACATCTTCCCCAACACGCGGTGGGGGGTGCTGGTGCCGCCCATGGACGAGGACGACTACTCGCCGCTGTCGCCGTGGATGATCCTGTCGTCCACCAAGTCGGTGAAGTACGTGGACGCGCCGCACCACGTCGTGCCGCACGGTGCCCGCGCCGTGGAGCTGGTGTCCGGCATGGAGACAGCGCTGGTGCAGAACGCGACCACCGTTCCCGGACTGCCCTACAGGCTTCAGTTCTCGGCCGGGGACGCCGGCAACGGCTGCGTGGGCTCCATGGCTGTCCAGGCGTACGCCGGGGGCAAGAGCGTGAAGGCGCAGTTCCAGTCCCAGGGCAAAGGCGGCCACAAGCGCGGCGTGCTGGACTTCACGGCGACCGCGGACCAGACGCGGGTGGTGTTCGTCAGCATGGGCTACATCATGAAGCCCGACGGCACGCTCTGTGGACCGGTCGTCGACGACGTCTCGCTAGTCTGCACGCGGAACCATCCTGCTCGCCGCTTGCTTCTGTGA
- the LOC8073720 gene encoding uncharacterized protein LOC8073720 isoform X1, producing the protein MEPTTMVARRSVAFVILLIAVAARAVFAITEGLLPNGHFEQGPAKSEMNGTRVLGRYSIPHWEISGFLEYIESGQKQDDMLLQVPEGERAVRLGNDATIQQQLAVTRHTYYSITFSASRTCAQAEKLNVSVTPESGVLPIQTVYTSSGWDSYSWAFKARHSTVWLSIHNPGHEENPACGPLIDRVAVKTLRSPHHVKTDNMLRNGDFEDGPYIFADTPWGVLVPPITEDEHSPLPGWMIMSDTKVVKYVDAPHHAVPRGAGAVELVAGRECALVQEVRTVPRRSYKLSFAVGDAANGCEGNLAVDVSAGRAAKLNVPYESHGTGGYKRAELEFVATDNLTRVVFQSANHYTKSDATLCGPIIDDVRLVPVHARRRRM; encoded by the exons ATGGAGCCCACCACCATGGTCGCTCGACGATCCGTGGCGTTCGTCATACTCCTCATCGCCGTGGCCGCTCGAGCGGTTTTTGCCATCACCGAAG GCCTGCTACCAAACGGTCATTTTGAGCAAGGACCAGCCAAGTCGGAGATGAACGGCACCAGGGTGCTAGGCCGCTACTCCATACCGCACTGGGAGATTTCAGGGTTCCTGGAGTACATCGAGTCCGGCCAGAAACAGGACGACATGCTCCTCCAGGTCCCGGAAGGCGAGCGCGCCGTGCGGCTGGGCAACGACGCCACCATCCAGCAGCAGCTAGCAGTGACCCGGCACACGTACTACTCCATCACCTTCTCCGCGTCGCGCACCTGCGCCCAGGCCGAGAAGCTGAACGTGTCGGTCACCCCGGAGTCCGGCGTCCTCCCCATCCAGACGGTGTACACCAGCAGCGGCTGGGACTCCTACTCCTGGGCCTTCAAGGCCAGGCACAGCACCGTGTGGCTCTCCATCCACAACCCCGGCCACGAGGAGAACCCGGCGTGCGGCCCCCTCATCGACCGCGTCGCCGTCAAGACCCTCCGCTCTCCCCATCACGTCAAGA CAGACAACATGTTGAGGAACGGGGACTTCGAGGACGGGCCCTACATCTTCGCGGACACGCCGTGGGGCGTGCTGGTTCCGCCGATCACGGAGGACGAGCACTCGCCGCTGCCTGGGTGGATGATCATGTCGGACACCAAGGTCGTCAAGTACGTGGACGCGCCGCACCACGCGGTGCCGCGCGGCGCGGGCGCCGTGGAGCTGGTCGCCGGCAGGGAGTGCGCGCTGGTGCAGGAGGTGCGCACCGTGCCCCGCCGCTCGTACAAGCTGTCCTTCGCCGTCGGGGACGCGGCCAACGGGTGCGAAGGGAACCTGGCCGTGGACGTGTCCGCGGGGCGCGCCGCGAAGCTGAACGTGCCGTACGAGTCCCACGGCACGGGCGGGTACAAGCGCGCCGAGCTCGAGTTCGTGGCGACCGACAATCTGACGCGCGTCGTGTTCCAGAGCGCCAACCACTACACCAAGTCGGACGCGACGCTCTGCGGCCCCATCATCGATGATGTTCGGCTCGTCCCCGTGCACGCCCGCCGGCGGCGTATGTAG
- the LOC8073717 gene encoding uncharacterized protein LOC8073717, giving the protein MRGERDMVQNAPHAALFLLVALAARAASAIPDGLLPNGNFEEAPAKSELNGTRVKGRDAIPHWEISGFVEYIGPGQKQGDMILPVPEGAYAVRLGNEASIQQRLAVTQGARYSVTFSAARTCAQAEQLNVTVATDSDVLPIQTVYTSSGWDSYSWAFEATRSAVTLIVHNPGVTEDPACGPLLDAFAIKTLQPPPVLAKNNMIQNGDFEEGPYIFPDAPWGVLVPPMDEDDYSPLSPWMILSTTKSVKYLDAAHYAVPHGARAVELLSGVETALAQDVATVAGRPYRLEFSTGDAGDGCSGSLSLRAYAASGSVTVPHESQGRGGHKRGVLDFTATADRTRVAFVSMAYTMKSDGTLCGPVLDDVSLVGLHSRAARRFLL; this is encoded by the exons ATGAGAGGCGAAAGGGATATGGTGCAGAACGCTCCCCACGCTGCGCTGTTCTTGCTCGTCGCCTTGGCTGCCCGAGCAGCTTCGGCCATCCCGGACG GCCTGCTGCCGAACGGCAACTTCGAGGAGGCGCCGGCGAAATCGGAGCTCAACGGCACGCGGGTGAAGGGGCGCGACGCGATCCCGCACTGGGAGATCTCCGGGTTCGTGGAGTACATCGGGCCCGGCCAGAAGCAGGGGGACATGATCCTCCCGGTGCCGGAGGGCGCCTACGCCGTGCGGCTGGGGAACGAGGCCTCCATCCAGCAGCGGCTCGCCGTGACGCAGGGCGCGCGCTACTCCGTCACCTTCAGCGCGGCGCGCACCTGCGCCCAGGCCGAGCAGCTCAACGTCACGGTCGCCACCGACTCCGACGTGCTCCCCATCCAGACGGTGTACACGAGCAGTGGCTGGGACTCCTACTCCTGGGCCTTCGAGGCTACGCGCAGCGCCGTGACGCTCATCGTCCATAACCCCGGCGTCACTGAAGACCCGGCCTGCGGCCCTCTCCTCGACGCGTTTGCCATCAAGACTCTCCAGCCTCCTCCTGTGCTCGCCAAAA ATAACATGATCCAGAACGGGGACTTCGAGGAGGGTCCGTACATCTTCCCCGACGCGCCGTGGGGGGTGCTGGTGCCGCCAATGGACGAGGACGACTACTCGCCGTTGTCGCCATGGATGATCCTGTCGACGACCAAGTCCGTCAAGTACCTGGACGCGGCGCACTACGCCGTGCCGCACGGCGCGCGCGCCGTGGAGCTGCTGTCCGGCGTGGAGACCGCACTGGCGCAGGACGTGGCCACCGTGGCCGGGCGGCCGTACAGGCTCGAGTTCTCCACCGGGGACGCCGGGGACGGGTGCTCCGGCTCGTTGTCCCTGCGGGCATATGCGGCGAGCGGTAGCGTGACGGTGCCGCACGAGTCACAGGGCAGGGGTGGGCACAAGCGCGGCGTGCTGGACTTCACGGCGACCGCGGACCGGACGCGGGTGGCGTTCGTCAGTATGGCCTACACCATGAAGAGCGACGGGACGCTCTGTGGGCCCGTCCTCGACGATGTCTCGCTCGTCGGCTTGCACAGCCGTGCTGCTCGCCGGTTCCTTCTGTAG
- the LOC8073719 gene encoding uncharacterized protein LOC8073719 has translation MELMRREPQQSSMAGRTRSRCPVLLLFLVGVAARVASGVVTDGLLPNGNFEFGPAKSDLNGTRVMGQNSIPNWEISGFVEYIGSGQQQDDMILPVPEGAYAVRLGNDATIRQKLSVNRKTTYSITFCAARTCAQAEQLNVSVAAESGVLPVQTVYTSSGWDSYSYAFRARHSTAWLTIHNPSHEDDPACGPLIDSVAIKALNPPHHTKGNLLRNGDFEEGPFIFPGTAWGVLVPPMDEDDVSPLPGWMVMSDTKVVKYVDAAHHAVPRGARAVELVAGREAALVQEVRGTVPGRRYRLSFSVGDAGNGCEGSLAVEAYAARATARATYESRGTGGSIKRAAVVEFAAIANLTRVVFQSYNHHMKPDGTLCGPVVDDVSLVGLRKHAARRLFL, from the exons ATGGAGCTCATGAGAAGGGAACCTCAACAGTCAAGCATGGCGGGCCGCACGAGGTCACGTTGCCCCGTGCTGCTGCTCTTCCTCGTCGGTGTGGCTGCTCGAGTGGCTTCAGGCGTCGTCACCGACG GCCTATTACCAAATGGCAATTTTGAGTTCGGACCGGCCAAGTCGGATCTGAACGGCACTAGGGTAATGGGTCAAAACTCCATACCGAACTGGGAGATCTCCGGGTTCGTGGAGTACATCGGGTCCGGGCAGCAGCAGGACGACATGATCCTCCCGGTGCCGGAAGGCGCATACGCCGTGCGTCTGGGCAACGACGCAACCATCCGGCAGAAGCTAAGCGTGAACCGGAAGACGACCTACTCCATCACCTTCTGCGCGGCGCGCACCTGCGCGCAGGCCGAGCAGCTCAACGTGTCCGTCGCCGCGGAGTCCGGCGTCCTCCCGGTCCAGACCGTGTACACCAGCAGCGGGTGGGACTCCTACTCCTACGCCTTCAGAGCCAGGCACAGCACCGCGTGGCTCACCATCCACAACCCCAGCCACGAGGACGACCCGGCGTGCGGCCCCCTCATCGACTCCGTTGCCATCAAGGCCCTCAACCCGCCGCATCATACCAAGG GTAACTTGCTGAGGAACGGAGACTTCGAGGAGGGGCCGTTCATCTTCCCGGGCACGGCGTGGGGCGTGCTGGTGCCGCCGATGGACGAGGACGACGTGTCACCGCTGCCAGGGTGGATGGTCATGTCGGACACCAAGGTGGTCAAGTACGTGGACGCGGCGCACCACGCGGTGCCGCGCGGCGCGCGCGCCGTGGAGCTGGTGGCCGGCAGGGAGGCCGCGCTGGTGCAGGAGGTCCGCGGCACCGTGCCCGGCCGGCGCTACCGCTTGTCGTTCTCGGTCGGGGACGCGGGGAACGGGTGCGAGGGGTCCTTGGCCGTGGAGGCGTACGCGGCGCGGGCGACGGCGAGGGCGACGTACGAGTCCCGCGGAACCGGCGGGAGCATAAAGCGCGCCGCGGTCGTCGAGTTCGCGGCGATCGCGAACCTCACGCGCGTGGTGTTTCAGAGCTACAACCACCACATGAAGCCCGACGGCACGCTCTGCGGGCCGGTCGTGGACGACGTCTCCCTCGTCGGCCTGCGCAAGCACGCCGCGCGCCGGCTATTCTTGTAG